In Curtobacterium sp. MCPF17_002, one genomic interval encodes:
- a CDS encoding Gfo/Idh/MocA family oxidoreductase — protein sequence MAENSAPRSVGVGLISVGWMGRLHSRSYALLPLVYPELGIRPRLVVAADVAPAGRDHAKDVLGYEKVVSDYRDVLNDPEVDVVSICAPNSLHAEIGIAAAEAGKPFWIEKPVGRGAEETEAVAAAADAAGVATTIGFNYRHVPAVQHARQLILDGSLGRITNVRGRFFGGFSSNPDDPLTWRFVRATSGSGVLGDLMGHLVDLMHYVLGPIGSISAATGTYLTERPGLPGTPDAGKMLAVENEDYATMLVRFGDSAVGAGAIGNLEASRIAVGPRSEYAFEVFGTEGSLRWDFERLNELEVALARTGPHVGYTRAFADGYFPDYSRFQPSSGTSMGYDDLKVIEAAKFLTAATGGEATGSNIHDAVASARVLSAAEESAESGQWVDLPVEAGTTANTRTAEGAHA from the coding sequence GTGGCAGAGAACAGCGCGCCCCGCTCGGTCGGAGTCGGGCTCATCAGTGTCGGCTGGATGGGGCGCCTGCACTCGCGCTCCTACGCCCTCCTCCCGCTCGTGTACCCGGAGCTCGGGATCCGCCCCCGCCTCGTGGTCGCCGCCGACGTCGCACCGGCCGGCCGCGACCACGCGAAGGACGTCCTCGGGTACGAGAAGGTCGTCTCGGACTACCGGGACGTGCTGAACGACCCAGAGGTCGACGTCGTGTCGATCTGCGCCCCGAACTCGCTGCACGCCGAGATCGGCATCGCGGCTGCCGAAGCCGGCAAGCCGTTCTGGATCGAGAAGCCGGTCGGCCGTGGCGCCGAGGAGACCGAGGCGGTCGCCGCCGCCGCCGATGCGGCCGGTGTCGCGACGACGATCGGCTTCAACTACCGTCACGTCCCGGCGGTCCAGCACGCACGCCAGCTCATCCTCGACGGGTCGCTCGGACGGATCACCAACGTCCGTGGCCGCTTCTTCGGCGGGTTCTCCTCGAACCCGGACGACCCGCTGACCTGGCGCTTCGTCCGCGCCACCTCGGGCAGCGGCGTCCTCGGCGACCTGATGGGTCACCTCGTCGACCTCATGCACTACGTCCTCGGGCCGATCGGCTCCATATCGGCCGCGACCGGCACGTACCTCACCGAGCGGCCGGGCCTCCCCGGCACGCCGGACGCGGGCAAGATGCTCGCGGTCGAGAACGAGGACTACGCCACCATGCTCGTCCGGTTCGGTGACTCCGCGGTGGGCGCCGGAGCGATCGGCAACCTCGAAGCATCCCGCATCGCGGTGGGGCCCCGGTCCGAGTACGCGTTCGAGGTGTTCGGCACCGAGGGCTCGCTCCGGTGGGACTTCGAACGGCTCAACGAGCTCGAGGTCGCCCTCGCCCGCACCGGGCCGCACGTCGGCTACACCCGTGCGTTCGCCGACGGCTACTTCCCCGACTACTCCCGCTTCCAGCCGAGCTCCGGCACGAGCATGGGCTACGACGACCTCAAGGTCATCGAGGCAGCGAAGTTCCTCACCGCGGCCACCGGTGGCGAGGCGACCGGCTCGAACATCCACGACGCCGTCGCCTCGGCCCGGGTGCTGAGCGCCGCCGAGGAGTCCGCCGAGTCCGGCCAGTGGGTCGACCTGCCCGTCGAAGCGGGCACCACCGCCAACACGCGCACCGCCGAGGGAGCGCACGCATGA
- a CDS encoding sugar phosphate isomerase/epimerase codes for MSLRIATAPISWGVSEVEGWGHQLPPERVLAEMTSLGFAATELGAQGFLPPAPEDKAARLAEFGMTAIGSFVPVIAHQPGTDPLPRIERELADYAASGASVLVVCADSEQTGYDAQREPLTDEQWATLFTNLDRITEAAAAVGVTATLHPHVGTVVETKEDVDAVLAGSTIPFCFDTGHLFLGGTDPVRFAAEHTDRIAYMHLKDVSLDGMRRVADGEISYFDAIKADLLYRPVGQGDVDIRAILTSMVRAGFDGWIVLEQDKVVLEEPAPGSGPIEDARASVEFVRALVAELEAAEVAR; via the coding sequence ATGAGTCTCCGCATCGCCACCGCACCGATCTCCTGGGGAGTCAGCGAGGTCGAGGGCTGGGGGCACCAGCTGCCGCCCGAGCGCGTCCTCGCCGAGATGACGTCGCTCGGCTTCGCAGCCACGGAACTCGGTGCCCAGGGATTCCTGCCGCCCGCCCCCGAGGACAAGGCGGCCCGGCTCGCCGAGTTCGGCATGACGGCGATCGGCAGCTTCGTGCCGGTCATCGCACACCAGCCCGGCACCGACCCGCTACCCCGGATCGAACGCGAACTCGCGGACTACGCGGCCTCGGGAGCGAGCGTCCTCGTCGTCTGTGCCGACAGTGAGCAGACCGGGTACGACGCCCAGCGCGAGCCGCTCACGGACGAGCAGTGGGCGACGCTGTTCACGAACCTCGACCGGATCACCGAAGCGGCGGCGGCAGTGGGCGTCACGGCGACGCTGCACCCACACGTCGGGACGGTCGTCGAGACGAAGGAGGACGTCGACGCGGTGCTCGCCGGATCGACCATCCCGTTCTGCTTCGACACCGGACACCTGTTCCTCGGCGGGACCGACCCGGTCCGCTTCGCCGCCGAGCACACCGACCGCATCGCCTACATGCACCTCAAGGACGTGTCCCTCGACGGCATGCGCCGCGTCGCGGACGGCGAGATCAGCTACTTCGACGCGATCAAGGCAGACCTGCTCTACCGCCCGGTCGGCCAGGGCGACGTCGACATCCGCGCGATCCTGACCAGCATGGTGCGCGCCGGGTTCGACGGGTGGATCGTGCTCGAGCAGGACAAGGTCGTGCTCGAGGAGCCCGCTCCGGGTTCCGGCCCGATCGAGGACGCGCGCGCGAGCGTCGAGTTCGTCCGCGCCCTCGTGGCCGAACTCGAAGCCGCCGAGGTCGCCCGATGA